The Apium graveolens cultivar Ventura chromosome 6, ASM990537v1, whole genome shotgun sequence genome contains a region encoding:
- the LOC141665398 gene encoding aspartic proteinase CDR1-like: MQSLLCILAIIFVNVQLIKGLTVELIHRHSPQSPFYNASATPEDLSIEAVSHSLARYRNYFNQNKLQSTVIPNGGNYLLKIAVGTPPVEQFAVLDTDACSALPTRKCGETNNQCLYDYQYGDKSYTDGELATDTFTFDGQTETEFPGTIFGCGHMNAGAFTHGSGVVGLGQGALSLNSQLSNTIHNKFSYCLVPRISGLNSKRKFGEDADTASAANAVSTPMLSHESNYYYLKLEAVTVGGNTIQNQITEGGNIIIDSGTTLNMLNPGLYSDLEEAVRAMVGLNSVQHPAQSYNLCYEMESLTKAFEGKCYLE, from the exons ATGCAAAGCCTTTTGTGCATCTTGGCTATCATTTTTGTCAATGTTCAACTAATCAAAGGCCTCACCGTGGAGCTTATTCACCGACACTCACCTCAATCTCCCTTTTATAATGCCTCTGCTACTCCAGAGGACTTGTCGATTGAGGCTGTAAGTCACTCGCTCGCTCGTTATAGAAACTACTTCAACCAAAATAAACTCCAGTCTACTGTCATCCCAAACGGTGGGAATTACTTACTGAAGATTGCGGTAGGAACTCCACCAGTCGAACAATTTGCTGTCCTTGACACAG ATGCTTGTAGTGCACTTCCTACAAGGAAATGTGGCGAGACAAACAACCAATGCTTGTATGATTACCAATATGGAGATAAATCGTATACAGATGGAGAATTAGCCACCGATACTTTCACTTTTGATGGCCAAACAGAGACGGAGTTTCCAGGCACTATTTTTGGCTGCGGTCACATGAATGCTGGGGCTTTTACTCATGGCTCGGGAGTAGTTGGTCTGGGCCAAGGGGCTTTATCACTCAATTCTCAACTATCAAACACAATTCACAACAAGTTCTCTTACTGTTTAGTACCCAGAATTTCGGGGTTAAATAGCAAACGAAAATTTGGGGAGGATGCTGATACAGCATCAGCTGCTAATGCTGTTTCGACTCCAATGCTATCTCATGAGAGTAACTATTATTATCTAAAGCTTGAAGCTGTTACAGTCGGAGGAAATACAATACAGAACCAGATCACTGAAGGAGGAAATATTATCATTGATTCCGGAACTACACTTAATATGTTGAACCCAGGGCTGTATAGTGATTTGGAAGAAGCAGTACGTGCGATGGTTGGTCTTAACTCCGTTCAACATCCAGCTCAATCTTACAATTTATGTTACGAAATGGAATCGCTAACAAAAGCCTTTGAGGGCAAATGTTATCTTGAATAA
- the LOC141668394 gene encoding blue copper protein 1a-like, with amino-acid sequence MASINFFVALALISAVVAPALATDFIVGDENGWRTNFDYKTWAASKEFHVGDNLIFRYSPGLHNVHRADLVSFQNCTPSATSVALTTGNDRITLASEGKKWYLCTKATHCATGNMKLAITVLPQMGSPAPAPAMSAATQHGVNTMYLAWITAALGTFMMMILN; translated from the exons ATGGCCTCAATTAATTTTTTTGTTGCACTTGCTCTTATTTCAGCAGTAGTTGCTCCAGCCTTGGCAACTGACTTCATAGTTGGAGATGAAAATGGCTGGAGAACCAATTTTGACTACAAAACCTGGGCTGCAAGCAAAGAGTTCCATGTCGGCGATAATCTCA TTTTTAGGTACTCTCCCGGACTTCACAACGTTCACAGAGCAGATTTAGTCTCCTTTCAAAATTGTACACCGTCTGCAACAAGTGTCGCTCTCACCACCGGAAATGATAGGATTACTCTTGCAAGTGAAGGCAAAAAATGGTATTTGTGCACAAAAGCTACTCACTGTGCCACTGGAAATATGAAGCTTGCGATAACAGTGTTGCCTCAGATGGGATCTCCAGCACCGGCTCCTGCTATGTCAGCAGCTACTCAACATGGAGTTAATACAATGTATTTGGCATGGATTACTGCTGCACTTGGTACATTCATGATGATGATTCTGAACTGA
- the LOC141667922 gene encoding growth-regulating factor 12-like: MEPYNPSSKIARITEHGREPTICDNGRSRSKCSFSFLQIEELRDQVLIYKFIESGIPVPHHLLLPICKSVAHSLSDLKGLGFVGGLDCCNHRKNMEPEPGRCRRTDGKKWRCNKDVARPDQKYCKRHLHRGGSRSSATAKQQQNPGEKGLPPESMNSIAKITDALN, encoded by the exons ATGGAACCTTATAATCCTTCTTCCAAGATTGCCCGAATTACGGAACATG GCAGAGAACCAACAATTTGTGACAATGGGAGATCTCGTAGcaaatgcagcttctcatttcTACAAATCGAAGAGCTAAGGGATCAAGTGCTAATTTACAAGTTCATAGAAAGCGGAATTCCAGTTCCTCATCATCTCCTTCTTCCTATATGTAAAAGTGTTGCTCATTCTCTTAGTGATCTTAAAG GTTTGGGATTTGTTGGTGGCTTAGATTGTTGCAACCATAGAAAGAACATGGAACCTGAACCGGGGAGATGCAGGAGAACTGATGGGAAGAAATGGAGGTGTAACAAAGATGTTGCTAGACCAGATCAGAAGTACTGCAAGAGGCATTTGCATCGAGGAGGCAGCCGGTCATCAGCAACAGCAAAACAGCAGCAAAATCCAGGGGAAAAAGGTTTGCCCCCTGAAAGCATGAATTCTATTGCCAAAATCACAGATGCCTTGAACTAA